A window of Macrobrachium rosenbergii isolate ZJJX-2024 chromosome 15, ASM4041242v1, whole genome shotgun sequence contains these coding sequences:
- the PIG-U gene encoding phosphatidylinositol glycan anchor biosynthesis class U protein, with the protein MMISGLWMMYLIGAGIRLWLMTNSYGSDYTSKRVEVSTPLNAWKRVQEGVFLHEHGVPVYSGGVFHETPLCLFVGGFLIRSWEAYLAFIFVACDLLTAYLLALVATAYSRQLLVQQKTLVNEYALDATHLLLKSRSLCSGVIYVAAAYLFCPYTIASCVAKTTTVFGNLVLAAAFACMVKDHAVLFGGLIALSTYQSFYPICLMVPGVLHFTQVQQSKSALVKPLLSFFCTLGVLMVLSAEIAGGWEFLEATYGFILAAPDLTPNIGLFWYFFTEMFEHFRLFFLATFQINAFVYVLPLAIRLRRDPVLLATALLAFTAVFRSYPSLGDVGLYLALLPMWKHLHPFMRQTFIVGCMFVATSVLGPIMYNLWIFNGSANANFYFAVTLAFNTAQIFLVTDLLFAHVKREYHLFNGSKMEVEGVPARLTLQ; encoded by the exons ATGATGATATCTGGTCTTTGGATGATGTACCTTATTGGTGCAGGTATTCGTCTATGGTTAATGACCAATTCATATGGATCAGATTACACATCCAAGAGAGTTGAAGTTTCAACACCACTCAATGCTTGGAAGAGAG TTCAAGAAGGCGTGTTTCTTCATGAACATGGTGTACCTGTGTACAGTGGGGGTGTCTTTCATGAAACACCTTTATGCCTCTTCGTTGGTGGATTTCTAATCAG GTCATGGGAAGCATATTTGGCCTTCATTTTTGTGGCATGTGATCTTCTGACTGCTTATCTCTTGGCTTTAGTTGCCACAGCTTACAGTAGACAGTTA CTAGTACAGCAGAAGACACTTGTTAATGAATATGCTCTAGATGCTACTCATTTGCTGCTGAAGTCAAGATCATTGTGCTCTGGTGTTATTTACGTTGCTGCTGCATATTTATTCTGCCCTTATACAATAGCATCATGTgtagcaaaaacaacaacagttttTGGAAATTTGGTCCTTGCAGCAGCATTTGCTTGCATGGTAAAAG ATCATGCCGTGTTGTTTGGTGGCTTAATTGCTCTGTCCACATACCAGTCATTTTATCCTATTTGCCTTATGGTTCCTGGTGTTTTGCATTTCACCCAAGTTCAGCAGTCAAAATCAGCTTTAGTTAAACCTTTACTGTCCTTCTTTTGTACTCTGGGAGTACTGATGGTGTTGTCAGCAGAAATAGCAGGTGGTTGGGAGTTTCTGGAAGCGACCTATGGTTTCAT TTTAGCAGCTCCAGATCTGACACCAAACATTGGCCTCTTCTGGTACTTTTTCACGGAGATGTTTGAGCACTTCCGTTTGTTTTTCCTGGCAACATTCCAGATCAatgcatttgtttatgttttaccacTTGCGATTCGATTAAGGCGAGATCCAGTGTTATTGGCCACTGCGTTGCTAGCATTTACAGCAGTCTTTAGAAGTTATCCTTCTCTAGGAGATGTTGGACTATACCTAGCCCTCCTGCCCATGTGGAAACACTTACATCCAT tTATGCGACAAACATTCATTGTAGGATGTATGTTTGTTGCTACTTCAGTCCTGGGACCAATTATGTATAATCTTTGGATCTTCAATGGTTCAGCAAATGCAAACTTCTACTTTGCAGTTACATTGGCTTTTAATACTGCTcag ATTTTCCTGGTGACTGATTTGTTATTTGCCCATGTAAAGCGAGAGTATCATCTGTTTAATGGGTCCAAAATGGAAGTAGAGGGAGTTCCAGCTCGGCTTACTCTTCAGTAA
- the LOC136846627 gene encoding COX assembly mitochondrial protein homolog → MAAFAESDSSLPPDRKFRNTGGPHGLGDPDDRSLRKVELEVMIPKKMRDIARAEKCSKEVEEFTHCCKDSKLGMFYTCRKENTALWGCLEKWYKDEEFKEQCKNEYLEERSEYRRTGITKKERQRLQTSGF, encoded by the exons ATGGCTGCATTTGCTGAAAGTGATTCCAGTTTACCTCCAGATCGCAAATTTAGGAACACAGGAGGACCCCATGGGTTAG gtGATCCAGATGACAGATCCTTACGGAAGGTGGAGCTTGAAGTCATGATACCAAAAAAGATGCGAGATATTGCCCGTGCAGAAAAATGCAGTAAGGAAGTTGAAG aatTTACCCACTGTTGTAAAGATTCAAAATTAGGAATGTTTTATACATGTCGGAAAGAGAACACTGCTCTATGGGGCTGTCTAGAAAAATGGTACAAAGATGAGGAATTTAAG GAACAATGTAAAAATGAGTATCTTGAAGAGAGGAGTGAGTACCGAAGAACTggaataacaaaaaaggaaaggCAAAGGCTTCAGACTTCAGGATTTTAA